The following proteins come from a genomic window of Falco cherrug isolate bFalChe1 chromosome Z, bFalChe1.pri, whole genome shotgun sequence:
- the ARK2C gene encoding E3 ubiquitin-protein ligase RNF165 isoform X3 codes for MQPKLCPHPHAHRDLSVDAGLTHAQFQVRPVPQPYQHYLATPRMHHFPRSTSSTQMVVHEIRNYPYPQLQLLALQGLNPSRHTSAVRESYEELLQLEDRLGSVSRGAVQNTIERFTFPHKYKKRRPQEGKAEQEDGEESDTDEKCTICLSMLEDGEDVRRLPCMHLFHQVCVDQWLATSKKCPICRVDIETQLGSDS; via the exons ATGCAACCAAAGCTGTGTCCTCATCCTCACGCCCACAGGGACCTCAGCGTGGATGCAGGACTGACTCACGCCCAGTTCCAGGTCCGGCCGGTCCCTCAGCCCTATCAGCATTACTTAGCTACACCTCGGATGCACCATTTCCCCAGAAGCACATCCTCGACACAGATG GTTGTTCACGAAATCAGAAATTACCCTTACCCTCAGCTTCAGTTACTTGCTCTTCAGGGACTGAACCCAAGCAGGCACACGTCTGCTGTGCGGGAGAGCTATGAA gagctgctgcagctggaggacagGCTGGGCAGTGTGAGTCGGGGTGCCGTCCAGAACACCATCGAGAGGTTCACCTTCCCCCACAAGTACAAGAAG AGAAGACCACAGGAGGGCAAAGCTGAGCAAGAGGATGGAGAGGAGTCAGACACCGACGAGAAATGCACAATCTGTCTGTCCATGCTTGAAGATGGAGAAGATGTCAG gcGGTTGCCCTGTATGCATCTCTTCCACCAAGTGTGCGTGGACCAGTGGCTGGCCACCAGCAAGAAGTGCCCGATTTGCAGGGTGGACATTGAAACACAGCTCGGCTCGGACAGCTGA